From Sporosarcina sp. 6E9, a single genomic window includes:
- the pfkB gene encoding 1-phosphofructokinase, giving the protein MIYTCTITPSLDYTTYLPELRLGELNRTSDVFYYPGGKGINVSRVLQRLGSSSIALGYIGGFTGEYITDLLKEEGILTDFIRTEDITRINVKVKAAEESELNGPGPSINEFQQQELLGKVQAMTSGDWFVLAGNLTDSIPTSFFKEIAAICGENNVKFVLDTSGTALNNLIDTKPFLVKPNINELGDLFNVEISTKEEAFFYAQKLIGKGIQHVVVSMGGEGALLVTNDLALIAEVPKGQVVNSVGAGDSLVAGFLASYTKNENATEAFRYGVASGSATAFTSDLCEKNDVDHLLEKITIRSLAEGNEK; this is encoded by the coding sequence ATGATCTATACATGCACGATTACGCCAAGTTTGGACTACACAACTTACTTGCCTGAACTACGATTGGGGGAATTGAACCGCACATCTGATGTGTTTTATTATCCTGGTGGGAAAGGGATAAATGTATCACGGGTGCTTCAAAGACTTGGTAGTAGCAGTATTGCGCTGGGATATATTGGTGGTTTTACTGGTGAATACATTACGGACTTGCTTAAAGAAGAGGGAATATTAACAGATTTTATTCGAACGGAAGATATTACGCGCATCAACGTGAAAGTTAAGGCGGCGGAAGAATCAGAGTTGAATGGGCCGGGACCTAGCATTAATGAATTTCAACAACAAGAATTGCTTGGAAAGGTTCAAGCGATGACATCGGGCGACTGGTTCGTTTTGGCGGGAAATTTAACAGATTCAATTCCAACTTCATTTTTTAAGGAAATTGCGGCGATTTGTGGAGAAAATAACGTTAAGTTTGTTTTGGATACATCAGGAACTGCGTTAAATAATTTAATAGACACGAAACCGTTTCTTGTCAAACCAAATATTAATGAACTTGGTGACTTGTTTAATGTCGAAATATCGACTAAGGAAGAAGCTTTTTTCTACGCTCAGAAACTTATTGGAAAAGGAATTCAGCATGTCGTTGTATCGATGGGTGGGGAAGGCGCGCTACTGGTAACGAATGATCTAGCGTTAATAGCAGAAGTACCAAAGGGTCAAGTCGTTAACTCGGTTGGTGCTGGCGATTCACTTGTAGCTGGATTTTTAGCATCATACACGAAAAATGAAAATGCGACTGAGGCATTTCGATATGGGGTCGCTAGTGGAAGTGCGACTGCTTTTACATCTGATTTATGCGAAAAAAATGATGTTGATCATTTGCTAGAAAAAATTACAATTCGTTCGCTAGCAGAAGGGAATGAGAAATAA
- a CDS encoding PTS fructose transporter subunit IIABC gives MKITDLLREETIILDVQSNSKPTILKELVAQLDQAGTLNDKDAFMTDILAREEQSTTGIGDGIAIPHAKSAAVKKPAIAFGRSTDGIDFESLDGKPAHLFFMIAASDGANNDHLEALSRLATFLMDDNFREKLLAVTSKEDLLAIVNEKEIEVDGPSEVVEDAPKVTGKILAVTACPTGIAHTFMAAEKLSETAKAMGISIKVETNGSSGVKNRLTDAEIAEADAIIVAADTKVEMARFDGKPVIQIPVGKAIYETETILNRAISNDAPVYKHDGAKSSDEKPESQGGFYKHLMNGVSNMLPFVVGGGILIALSFFWGIESGNPDSPEYNAFAAMLSEIGGGMAFFLMVPVLAGFIASSIADRPGFAPGMVGGLIAISVTGVEGAAGGSGFLGGLIAGFLAGYLTLLVKKLFSKLPDSLEGLKPVLFFPVFSIALTGLAMMVINPPLTKIYTGLTSFLEGLGGTNVVLVGILLGAMMAIDMGGPVNKAAYTFGIAMLDAQNFTFIAAVMAAGMVPPLGIALATTLFKKRFTKQEREAGKTAYVLGACFITEGVIPFAAADPARVIPASVAGAAVTGGLSMFFDIALRAPHGGVFVMGLVEGGVGSILLYALAIIIGTIVTALLAGMLKKNNPQLV, from the coding sequence ATGAAAATCACGGATTTATTGAGAGAAGAAACGATTATTCTAGATGTCCAATCAAATTCGAAACCAACAATATTAAAAGAATTGGTAGCCCAATTGGACCAAGCAGGAACACTAAATGATAAAGATGCTTTTATGACAGATATATTAGCGCGTGAAGAGCAGAGCACGACGGGGATTGGTGATGGTATTGCGATTCCTCATGCGAAGTCTGCTGCCGTAAAGAAACCGGCAATTGCATTTGGTCGATCAACTGATGGAATTGACTTTGAATCACTTGATGGAAAGCCTGCGCATTTATTCTTCATGATTGCGGCGAGTGATGGGGCAAACAACGACCATCTGGAAGCGCTTTCCAGACTTGCGACATTTTTAATGGATGACAACTTCCGCGAGAAATTACTTGCTGTAACATCGAAAGAAGATTTGTTAGCGATTGTAAATGAAAAAGAAATCGAGGTAGACGGACCGAGTGAAGTAGTTGAGGATGCACCGAAAGTCACAGGAAAGATCCTTGCGGTTACGGCTTGTCCGACGGGAATTGCGCATACGTTTATGGCTGCTGAAAAACTCTCTGAAACTGCGAAAGCAATGGGTATTTCGATTAAAGTTGAAACAAATGGTTCGAGTGGCGTAAAAAATCGGTTGACGGATGCTGAAATCGCAGAAGCTGATGCAATTATTGTAGCTGCAGATACGAAAGTTGAAATGGCACGTTTTGATGGTAAGCCTGTTATTCAAATTCCTGTTGGAAAAGCAATCTATGAAACTGAGACAATATTAAATCGTGCGATAAGTAATGATGCACCGGTTTATAAACATGATGGTGCTAAAAGTAGCGACGAGAAACCGGAATCTCAAGGCGGATTTTATAAGCATTTGATGAACGGTGTTTCCAACATGCTTCCATTTGTTGTTGGAGGCGGTATATTAATCGCATTGTCATTTTTCTGGGGAATCGAGTCGGGTAATCCGGACAGTCCCGAGTACAATGCATTCGCGGCAATGCTAAGTGAGATCGGCGGTGGAATGGCATTCTTCTTGATGGTGCCTGTTTTGGCTGGATTCATCGCCTCGAGTATTGCGGATCGTCCTGGTTTTGCACCGGGTATGGTTGGTGGTTTGATTGCCATTTCAGTTACCGGCGTAGAAGGGGCCGCTGGTGGATCTGGATTTTTAGGCGGATTAATCGCTGGTTTTCTAGCGGGATATTTAACCTTGCTTGTTAAGAAACTATTTTCGAAGTTACCAGATTCACTAGAAGGGTTAAAGCCGGTATTGTTTTTCCCGGTATTTAGTATTGCGTTGACAGGATTGGCTATGATGGTTATCAATCCGCCATTAACAAAGATTTATACGGGATTGACTTCGTTTTTGGAAGGACTTGGCGGAACTAACGTTGTGCTAGTTGGAATCTTATTAGGCGCGATGATGGCAATTGATATGGGTGGGCCGGTAAATAAAGCGGCGTACACATTTGGAATTGCGATGCTTGATGCGCAAAACTTCACGTTCATCGCTGCAGTAATGGCGGCAGGAATGGTTCCTCCGCTAGGGATTGCACTTGCAACAACATTGTTTAAGAAACGTTTCACGAAGCAAGAAAGGGAAGCTGGGAAAACCGCGTACGTTCTCGGTGCCTGTTTTATAACGGAAGGCGTTATCCCGTTTGCTGCAGCTGACCCGGCGCGTGTGATTCCAGCGTCGGTTGCAGGAGCTGCTGTTACAGGTGGACTTTCGATGTTCTTTGATATCGCTTTACGTGCACCACATGGCGGCGTGTTTGTCATGGGGCTGGTCGAGGGCGGTGTGGGAAGTATACTACTTTATGCGCTGGCGATAATTATCGGTACAATTGTAACTGCACTCCTTGCAGGGATGCTAAAAAAGAATAATCCACAGCTTGTATAA
- a CDS encoding HAD family phosphatase, translating into MRVAIVDFDGTLYAKETFQIMMDHLKEHPVYHTRYKRFFRSILPPYIGHKMKVYPKHKMRERSMQIYLDALKDLSVEEMDTYFREVATKMKADFNPDVVTKVKQHAADGVHVMLVSGAYTPLLHIAVDGLPFDKIIGTNIPIKNSVIDLKTPILHVQGTEKNEQIETALANQKIDWDNSFAYADSYSDLSVLDLVGNPVAVQPEEQLKSIAKKRKWKII; encoded by the coding sequence ATGCGGGTTGCAATTGTGGATTTTGATGGAACTTTGTATGCAAAAGAAACATTTCAAATTATGATGGATCATTTAAAAGAACATCCAGTTTATCATACGAGGTATAAACGATTTTTCCGTTCTATTTTACCACCTTACATTGGCCATAAAATGAAAGTGTATCCGAAACATAAAATGCGCGAACGTTCCATGCAAATTTATTTGGATGCGTTGAAAGATTTATCCGTCGAAGAAATGGATACCTATTTCCGTGAAGTCGCCACGAAAATGAAAGCAGATTTTAATCCGGACGTCGTTACTAAAGTTAAACAACATGCAGCAGACGGCGTACATGTCATGCTTGTTTCCGGCGCCTATACACCACTTTTACATATTGCGGTAGACGGATTGCCATTCGATAAAATCATCGGGACGAATATTCCTATCAAGAATTCAGTGATTGACTTAAAAACACCGATTCTTCATGTCCAAGGCACTGAAAAAAACGAACAAATTGAAACAGCTTTAGCAAATCAAAAAATTGACTGGGATAATAGTTTCGCATATGCAGACAGTTATTCAGATTTATCCGTGCTTGATCTAGTCGGAAATCCGGTAGCCGTCCAACCCGAAGAACAATTAAAATCCATTGCTAAAAAGAGAAAATGGAAAATCATTTAA
- a CDS encoding spore coat protein codes for MHTGNVPAQMNHGGHELFDVHEVLSGSVAALNQMILLRPQVKDPELLGIMDRQYRFALDEYNITVEAFKTGKNPSHPTGSYKMTGGNDFVYGMKDSQPKKPIQSESEISDEIISGFMLDAAKTAASGKTMAALETCNPVLRRVLADSIPNCIEMAYELAIYQNKHHYYQVPQLAQQDMQQLLNSFATGGQPAMPKQQNLQ; via the coding sequence ATGCATACAGGTAATGTACCCGCGCAAATGAATCATGGTGGTCATGAATTATTCGATGTTCACGAAGTTCTTTCAGGATCAGTTGCAGCTTTAAACCAAATGATATTATTACGCCCGCAAGTAAAGGATCCAGAATTACTCGGTATTATGGATCGGCAATACCGCTTTGCTCTAGATGAATACAACATTACTGTAGAAGCTTTTAAGACGGGAAAAAATCCTTCACATCCGACCGGAAGTTATAAAATGACGGGGGGCAATGACTTTGTATACGGCATGAAAGACTCCCAACCTAAAAAACCAATCCAATCAGAATCAGAAATATCCGATGAAATTATTTCTGGATTCATGCTTGATGCCGCTAAAACGGCAGCCTCGGGCAAGACGATGGCTGCGCTTGAAACCTGTAATCCAGTCCTGCGCCGTGTTCTCGCGGATTCTATTCCGAACTGTATCGAGATGGCTTACGAGCTTGCGATTTATCAAAATAAACACCATTACTATCAAGTGCCACAACTCGCCCAGCAAGATATGCAGCAGTTACTTAATTCATTTGCAACAGGCGGTCAACCGGCAATGCCAAAACAGCAGAATTTACAGTAA
- a CDS encoding MBL fold metallo-hydrolase codes for MEIITYNDLVQAEFVNKFAGRQLLVSVYFIDGLLIDTGPKKMIEKLTPLLNEWDINEVILTHHHEDHTGAARWIQENKKVPIYIHETGVNYCNKRMKLPFYRKVFWGERAPFEAQPLGNKFKTPNYTWDIIHSPGHSHDHIVLYNREKKWLFGGDLYVQSRPRSLFSFESIPQIISSLRLILTYDFETYICSHAGIIPNGRNVIEDKLAYLEKIHQDVLSMHEKGKTNREIRKELFPKSHPMNYFSLFENSPIHIVNSILK; via the coding sequence ATGGAAATTATTACATATAATGATTTGGTTCAAGCTGAATTTGTAAATAAATTTGCAGGCCGACAGTTGTTAGTGTCCGTGTATTTTATTGATGGGCTTCTAATAGATACAGGCCCGAAGAAAATGATAGAAAAACTAACGCCGTTATTAAATGAATGGGATATTAATGAAGTCATTTTAACACATCATCATGAAGATCATACAGGCGCAGCAAGATGGATTCAGGAAAATAAAAAAGTCCCGATATATATTCATGAAACTGGAGTGAATTATTGTAATAAACGGATGAAGCTTCCATTTTACCGAAAAGTATTTTGGGGAGAACGAGCGCCTTTCGAAGCTCAGCCATTGGGAAACAAGTTCAAAACACCGAATTATACTTGGGATATCATTCATTCACCCGGCCATTCACACGATCATATCGTTTTATATAATCGAGAAAAAAAGTGGCTTTTCGGCGGTGATCTGTATGTACAATCAAGACCAAGAAGCTTATTTTCATTTGAATCGATTCCACAAATCATAAGCTCATTGCGTTTGATATTGACGTATGATTTTGAAACATATATTTGTTCCCACGCAGGTATTATTCCGAACGGAAGAAACGTTATAGAGGATAAATTAGCCTACTTGGAGAAAATACATCAAGATGTATTATCGATGCACGAAAAAGGAAAAACCAATCGTGAAATTCGTAAAGAATTATTTCCAAAAAGTCATCCGATGAACTATTTTTCTCTCTTTGAAAACTCGCCAATTCATATTGTGAACTCGATTTTGAAATAA
- a CDS encoding FAD-binding dehydrogenase, which yields MAYDAIVVGAGLAGLVATVELTDAGKKVLLLDQEPEASLGGQAWWSFGGLFLVDSPEQRRLGIKDSFELAWKDWLGTAGFDREDDEDFWGRKWAEAYVKFAAGEKRDWLRARGIRFFPVIGWAERGGHLAEGPGNSVPRFHIVWGTGPGIVKPFEDKVRSAIQRGLVEYLPRHRVDELLTEDCAVIGVRGSRLVPSSAARGEASSREVIDHFEAYGKAVLVTSGGIGANEELIRENWPSRLGEAPKTMISGVPAHVDGRMLGITESAGGRVVNRDRMWHYTEGIKNWDPIWAKHGIRILPGPSSLWLDAKGQRLPAPNFPGFDTLGTLETLRKTGHDYSWFILTQDIIEKEFALSGSEQNPDLTGKSIKKVLQRILPGPTAPVQAFIDKGEDFIVANNVEDLVEGMNKLTGENLLELEAIKRLIVSRDQDVENSFTKDLQIIALRGSRKYIGDRLIRVASPHKILDPKKGPIIAVRLHIVSRKTLGGLQTDLSGRVLNSTGVPVSGLYAAGEVAGFGGGGVHGYRSLEGTFLGGCLFSGREAGRGLVKALES from the coding sequence TTGGCGTATGATGCGATTGTCGTAGGTGCTGGATTGGCTGGTTTAGTGGCCACGGTTGAACTGACCGATGCTGGAAAGAAAGTGCTGTTGTTAGATCAGGAACCGGAAGCCTCTCTCGGGGGACAGGCATGGTGGTCGTTTGGTGGATTGTTTCTCGTTGATTCGCCGGAGCAGCGAAGACTCGGCATTAAAGATTCTTTTGAGCTGGCATGGAAAGATTGGTTGGGAACAGCGGGTTTTGACCGAGAAGATGATGAAGACTTTTGGGGAAGAAAATGGGCCGAAGCTTATGTTAAATTCGCTGCGGGTGAAAAGCGGGACTGGTTACGTGCTCGGGGGATTCGCTTTTTTCCAGTTATCGGCTGGGCGGAACGCGGTGGTCATCTTGCGGAAGGTCCTGGAAACTCAGTTCCTAGGTTCCATATTGTTTGGGGAACCGGCCCAGGGATTGTTAAGCCATTTGAAGATAAGGTCCGTTCTGCAATACAAAGAGGATTAGTCGAATACCTTCCGCGACATCGTGTCGATGAATTATTAACGGAAGATTGTGCTGTAATTGGAGTGCGCGGTTCTCGCCTCGTTCCGAGTTCTGCCGCTCGCGGGGAAGCAAGTTCACGAGAGGTTATTGATCATTTTGAAGCTTACGGGAAAGCAGTTTTAGTAACGAGTGGTGGCATCGGTGCAAACGAAGAACTTATACGAGAAAACTGGCCATCACGTCTTGGGGAAGCACCAAAAACAATGATTTCAGGTGTTCCCGCGCATGTTGATGGACGGATGCTGGGAATTACAGAAAGTGCGGGAGGAAGAGTCGTTAATCGAGACCGGATGTGGCATTATACTGAAGGCATTAAAAATTGGGATCCAATATGGGCGAAACATGGCATACGTATTTTACCGGGACCATCTTCTCTTTGGTTGGATGCAAAAGGGCAACGACTTCCAGCCCCAAATTTTCCGGGATTTGACACGCTGGGGACGCTTGAAACGCTTCGGAAAACCGGTCATGACTATTCGTGGTTCATTCTGACACAGGACATCATTGAAAAAGAATTTGCATTGTCTGGATCAGAGCAAAATCCCGATTTAACAGGAAAAAGTATTAAAAAGGTATTGCAGCGCATTCTGCCAGGTCCAACTGCTCCCGTGCAAGCGTTTATTGATAAAGGCGAGGATTTTATTGTCGCTAATAATGTGGAAGATCTAGTTGAAGGTATGAATAAATTGACAGGTGAGAATCTTTTAGAATTAGAAGCGATTAAGCGCTTAATCGTATCAAGAGATCAAGATGTTGAAAATTCATTCACGAAGGACCTTCAGATCATCGCTTTGCGCGGTTCTCGTAAGTATATTGGCGACCGGTTAATTCGAGTTGCATCTCCACATAAAATTTTGGATCCCAAAAAAGGTCCAATCATCGCTGTTCGATTGCACATCGTTAGTCGAAAGACATTGGGCGGGTTACAGACGGACTTATCGGGTCGAGTTCTAAATTCTACCGGTGTGCCTGTAAGCGGTTTATACGCCGCAGGTGAGGTGGCGGGATTCGGCGGCGGGGGCGTTCACGGCTATCGGTCGTTAGAAGGAACTTTTCTTGGGGGCTGCCTCTTCTCTGGAAGGGAAGCAGGAAGAGGCCTAGTTAAAGCGCTAGAGTCATAA
- a CDS encoding LysM peptidoglycan-binding domain-containing protein, protein MQIHVVQRGENLYAIGKTYGVSVEVIATANEIPDPSRLVVGQALVIPVEGSFHIVQPGESLFSIARRYGTTIAALANANSLATTTMLQIGQRLQIPQKTKLEIETMLYVEPRTPVTEAMITEVRAKTSGTYLTYLAMFSYQVLRNGSLQAPTIDDIPQIASSNGVANAMVVSNLENYRFEPTLAHAILTDIALQNQLFGNIIQVANDVGYKDIHFDFELLFPADRQLYNNFLSRARTRLHMAGFTVSTAVAPMSSNVLTGIYGGHDYAAHGALMDFVALMTYEWGYTYSEPQAVSPIIPVRRIVEYATSVMPSNKVMLGQNLYGYDWSSPFATQGGAPAKAVSPQQAIAIALRENVAIQYDYVAQAPFFNYYDDAGVLHEVWFEDARSIQAKYDLIKQFNLRGIMFWKLGLAFPQAWLLLKDNFKIRKR, encoded by the coding sequence ATGCAAATCCACGTTGTTCAGCGGGGGGAAAACTTATATGCGATTGGTAAGACATATGGCGTATCGGTAGAAGTAATTGCAACAGCAAATGAAATACCGGATCCATCCAGACTTGTAGTAGGGCAGGCGTTGGTCATTCCCGTCGAGGGAAGTTTTCATATTGTGCAACCCGGAGAATCATTGTTTAGCATTGCAAGACGATATGGTACCACGATAGCCGCGCTTGCGAATGCAAACAGTTTAGCTACCACTACGATGTTGCAAATTGGTCAAAGGCTTCAAATTCCACAAAAAACAAAACTGGAAATTGAAACGATGCTTTATGTAGAACCTCGCACGCCGGTTACAGAAGCGATGATTACAGAAGTTCGTGCTAAAACGAGTGGAACCTATTTAACTTATTTAGCGATGTTTAGTTATCAAGTGTTGCGAAATGGTTCGTTACAAGCACCTACAATAGATGATATCCCACAAATTGCAAGCTCCAATGGCGTTGCAAATGCAATGGTTGTAAGTAACCTGGAAAATTACCGATTCGAACCTACACTTGCACACGCAATTCTTACGGATATAGCTTTACAAAATCAGTTGTTTGGAAATATCATTCAAGTGGCAAATGATGTCGGATACAAAGACATTCATTTTGATTTCGAACTACTATTTCCAGCTGACAGACAACTTTATAATAATTTTCTTAGTCGCGCTAGAACTCGATTGCATATGGCTGGGTTCACAGTATCAACAGCAGTTGCACCAATGTCTAGTAATGTGCTGACGGGCATATATGGTGGACATGATTATGCGGCACATGGTGCTTTAATGGATTTTGTTGCACTTATGACGTATGAGTGGGGATATACGTACAGTGAACCACAAGCGGTTAGTCCAATCATTCCTGTGCGGCGGATTGTGGAATATGCGACAAGCGTTATGCCAAGTAATAAAGTCATGTTGGGACAAAATTTATATGGTTATGATTGGTCGTCACCGTTCGCTACACAAGGCGGTGCGCCCGCGAAAGCGGTAAGCCCACAACAAGCCATCGCAATTGCGTTACGAGAAAATGTGGCAATCCAATATGATTATGTCGCGCAAGCACCGTTTTTCAACTACTATGATGATGCTGGCGTCTTACATGAAGTGTGGTTTGAAGACGCGCGAAGCATTCAAGCTAAGTATGATTTGATCAAGCAGTTTAATCTCCGGGGCATTATGTTTTGGAAACTCGGTTTAGCATTTCCGCAAGCTTGGCTGCTGTTAAAAGATAATTTTAAGATACGAAAAAGATGA
- the ilvD gene encoding dihydroxy-acid dehydratase, with protein MKKDLRIHSKVFSEGTKRAPNRAMLRAVGVTDEDFEKPMVGIASTWSEVTPCNIHIDKLAIAAKKGARDAGAVPMIFNTITIADGISMGTEGMRYSLPSRDVIADSIETVVGGENLDGLVAIGGCDKNMPGCMIAIANSEVPAIFVYGGTIAAGKLHGESIDLVSVFEGVGQLNSGQIDEEELRKIECHACPGAGSCGGMYTANTMSSAIEALGMSLPGSASNPAVSGDKLADCEEAGHALYNLMEKGIYPKDIMTKEAFENAITVVMVLGGSTNAVLHLLAMAHAIEVDLTMDDFDRIQKKTPHLADLRPSGKYVMEDLHRIGGVQAVMKMLLEAGYLHGDCLTVTGKTIAENLKEAPDLAEGQKIIMPFEEALSDEGPLVILKGNLSPNGAVAKMSGVSVKTHTGPARVFDTEEEATNAVMENKVKEGDVLVIRYVGPKGGPGMPEMLSISGILVGKGLGEKVALLTDGRFSGGTHGLVVGHISPEAQAGGPIAFIQNDDEITISAETQEIKVAVSDEEFARRKKDWVAPPLHTRGVLGKYAHNVSCASIGAVTDFFNRK; from the coding sequence GTGAAAAAAGATTTGAGAATTCATAGTAAAGTATTCAGTGAAGGTACGAAGCGAGCGCCAAACCGCGCGATGTTACGTGCTGTTGGGGTAACAGATGAAGATTTTGAAAAACCAATGGTAGGGATTGCTAGTACCTGGAGTGAAGTAACACCTTGTAATATACATATTGATAAATTGGCGATAGCCGCGAAAAAAGGTGCAAGAGATGCCGGAGCAGTTCCGATGATTTTTAATACCATTACGATTGCGGATGGAATTTCAATGGGCACAGAAGGCATGCGTTATTCCTTGCCTAGCCGGGATGTTATTGCCGACTCTATTGAAACTGTTGTTGGCGGCGAAAACTTAGATGGGCTTGTTGCAATCGGAGGCTGCGATAAAAACATGCCTGGTTGTATGATTGCAATCGCAAATTCTGAAGTACCAGCTATATTTGTTTATGGTGGTACAATTGCCGCAGGGAAACTGCACGGAGAAAGTATCGATTTAGTTTCAGTTTTTGAAGGTGTTGGGCAATTAAATAGCGGACAAATCGATGAAGAAGAACTACGAAAAATTGAATGTCACGCATGTCCTGGTGCTGGTTCTTGCGGTGGTATGTATACTGCAAACACAATGTCATCAGCCATTGAAGCACTCGGCATGAGTTTACCGGGCAGTGCATCAAACCCTGCAGTTTCGGGGGATAAACTAGCGGATTGTGAAGAAGCAGGTCATGCACTTTATAATTTAATGGAAAAGGGTATCTATCCCAAAGATATCATGACGAAAGAAGCGTTTGAAAATGCGATTACAGTTGTCATGGTATTGGGTGGATCTACTAACGCTGTTCTTCATCTCCTTGCTATGGCACATGCCATTGAAGTGGATTTGACGATGGACGACTTTGATCGTATTCAAAAGAAAACACCACATCTTGCAGATTTAAGACCTAGCGGAAAGTATGTAATGGAAGACTTGCACCGAATTGGCGGCGTACAAGCCGTTATGAAAATGCTTTTAGAAGCTGGTTATCTGCACGGAGATTGCTTGACTGTAACCGGTAAAACAATTGCGGAAAACTTGAAGGAAGCGCCTGATTTAGCTGAAGGCCAAAAAATTATCATGCCATTTGAAGAAGCTTTAAGTGATGAAGGTCCTCTAGTTATCCTGAAAGGGAATCTCTCACCAAATGGAGCGGTTGCAAAAATGTCTGGCGTGTCAGTCAAGACGCATACAGGTCCTGCTCGTGTGTTTGATACGGAAGAAGAAGCAACAAATGCTGTAATGGAAAACAAAGTTAAAGAAGGCGATGTCTTAGTAATTCGATATGTCGGTCCAAAAGGTGGGCCGGGAATGCCGGAAATGCTTTCGATTTCTGGTATACTTGTCGGTAAAGGGTTGGGTGAAAAAGTTGCACTCTTAACGGACGGAAGATTTTCCGGCGGGACACATGGACTAGTCGTCGGTCATATTTCTCCAGAAGCACAAGCTGGTGGACCAATCGCTTTTATTCAAAATGATGATGAAATAACAATTAGCGCAGAAACGCAAGAAATAAAGGTTGCAGTTTCTGATGAAGAATTTGCAAGACGTAAGAAAGATTGGGTTGCACCACCATTACACACACGCGGGGTTTTAGGAAAATACGCTCATAACGTATCCTGTGCGTCAATCGGTGCAGTAACAGATTTTTTCAATCGTAAATAA
- a CDS encoding HAD family hydrolase: MIKAIIFDLDDTLLWDKKSVATAFQKTCEAATNSYDVDPSELEAAVREEARALYETYETYEHTKLIGINPFEGLWGTFDDAGESFQKMKEIVPTYRREAWTRGLNRLGIKDAKLGSELAELFIEERKKSPFVYEETFQVLDKLRNDYQLVLLTNGSPSLQNTKLEITPEIAPYFEHIIISGGFGIGKPDRTIFDHALELCDVKPSQALMVGDNLMTDILGASYVGIPSVWINRENNEPHNEIKPTYEIENLEELFPILEK; encoded by the coding sequence ATGATTAAAGCAATAATTTTTGATTTGGACGATACATTATTATGGGATAAGAAAAGTGTTGCGACAGCTTTTCAAAAGACTTGTGAGGCGGCTACCAACAGTTATGATGTTGATCCTAGCGAACTTGAAGCGGCTGTTCGGGAAGAAGCGCGCGCATTATATGAAACTTACGAAACTTATGAACATACAAAGCTGATAGGGATTAACCCATTTGAAGGATTATGGGGTACGTTTGATGATGCGGGAGAGAGTTTTCAGAAGATGAAGGAAATCGTTCCAACTTATCGACGTGAAGCGTGGACTCGCGGTCTTAACCGTCTTGGCATTAAAGATGCTAAATTGGGCAGTGAACTAGCAGAACTGTTTATCGAAGAACGGAAAAAAAGCCCATTTGTTTATGAAGAAACTTTTCAAGTGCTGGATAAACTAAGAAATGATTACCAGCTAGTATTACTAACAAATGGCTCACCGAGTTTGCAAAATACCAAACTTGAAATTACACCTGAAATTGCACCTTATTTCGAGCATATCATCATTTCGGGAGGGTTTGGCATAGGTAAGCCGGATCGAACAATATTTGATCATGCGTTGGAACTATGCGATGTGAAACCCAGTCAAGCGTTGATGGTCGGGGATAATTTAATGACGGATATTCTAGGCGCATCCTATGTTGGTATTCCTTCTGTATGGATAAACCGAGAGAACAATGAACCGCATAATGAAATCAAACCGACTTATGAAATCGAAAACTTGGAAGAACTATTTCCGATACTGGAGAAATAA